Part of the Nitrospirota bacterium genome is shown below.
TCTTTCGTGTCCCTGCGATAGGCCTCAGGCTTATCTTTTTTCCTTCAAGCCTTACCAGGATCTCGGGAGAAGATCCCACGAGCTTCGCGTCCCCGGTATCGATATAGTACATATACGGAGACGGGTTGATTACCCGCAGGGCCCTGTAGATGTTGAACGGGTCGATATCAAACTCCCTGTCAAACCTCTGGGACAGCACCACCTGGACAATATCGCCGGACATGACATATTCCTTGCTTCTGGCGACTGCATCCTCAAACTTTTCCCTGGTCTGAAAAGAGGATTCGTATGCGGAAAGCGAGGGATGTATGCCTACCTGCCCGAGGGTAGCAAATGACAAGTCCCCGGATTGCCTGCCGTTCTGTCTCGACCTGCGCCTGCCAGGCCGCGAACGTTTCAGTTTGTCGATGATATTCCCGATCTTTTCTTCAGCTTCGCGGTATGCCTCTTCCGGCGATTTGTCGTTGATATGCGCATTCGAGACGACCTTAATCTTGCCCTTCAGGTTGTCGAATATCATGACGGTGTCTGTGACCATCAGAAACATGTCGGGGAGCTTCAGGCCGGGCTTTTTCTCATCAGGGACCCGTTCAAAAAATCTGACCATGTCGTATCCAATATACCCGACAAGTCCGCCGTAGAATCTCGGCAGGCCCGCTACCTCAACCGGAGTGTATTGCGTTATCTCTTTCTTTATCACATCCAGGGGATCCTCTGCCATAAACCTCCGGGATCCCGCAATCTTATCCTTTATTTCTACTTTTTTGCCCCAGCTCCTGATGATCCTCGAGGGTTTCGACCCGAGAAAAGAATAGCGTGCCCATTTTTCACCGCCGATCATGCTCTCAAGCAGAAACGAAGGCGCCCCCCCGAGTTTCAGCGTTGCAGATACAGGAGTTTCTGTATCCGCCAGGATTTCCCTGTATACAGGGATCAGATTGCCCTGTGCTGCGAGAGATTTGAAACTTTCGAGATCAGGAAACAGCATATTGACAAAAATTAATCCTTTCTATTAGTATTTTTAGTACAGCGTTCATTATAGCTTATTAATGAACAATAAGTTAAGAGTAGCCCGTTCCGGACCGATGTCAGCGCACTCTTGACTCTTCATTTCCGGTTTAATAATTGAGAATGCGGGAATAGCTCAGCTGGTAGAGCACAACCTTGCCAAGGTTGGGGTCGCG
Proteins encoded:
- the trpE gene encoding anthranilate synthase component I, translated to MLFPDLESFKSLAAQGNLIPVYREILADTETPVSATLKLGGAPSFLLESMIGGEKWARYSFLGSKPSRIIRSWGKKVEIKDKIAGSRRFMAEDPLDVIKKEITQYTPVEVAGLPRFYGGLVGYIGYDMVRFFERVPDEKKPGLKLPDMFLMVTDTVMIFDNLKGKIKVVSNAHINDKSPEEAYREAEEKIGNIIDKLKRSRPGRRRSRQNGRQSGDLSFATLGQVGIHPSLSAYESSFQTREKFEDAVARSKEYVMSGDIVQVVLSQRFDREFDIDPFNIYRALRVINPSPYMYYIDTGDAKLVGSSPEILVRLEGKKISLRPIAGTRKRGETEEEDSALEDELKKDPKEIAEHIMLVDLGRNDVGRVAETGSVNVTELMSVERYSHVMHLVSNVEGELRSNLDAFDVLKACFPAGTVTGAPKVRAMEIIEELEPVRRGPYAGAVGYISYSGNMDTCITIRTLIIKGNKAYVQAGAGIVADSVPAREYMETVNKAMGMMKAVDMAERELS